Below is a window of Apodemus sylvaticus chromosome 5, mApoSyl1.1, whole genome shotgun sequence DNA.
ctacataaaaagaccctgtcacaaaaaactaaaacaaagcatAAATGCCCATCCCAGCACCACCCAGGCAACAACACATACAAGTGCCCCAGTCCTGGATACAGAGCAGGCTTCTCTTTTGGGCATGAGATATTTTTTCTCTGCTATGGAATGTTGGCACTGTATTCTAAGGGGCCAGCTTTGGCTACTCAAAGTGGTAGATCCACACTCAACCCAGGGATAGCCTAAAAGGCCCTTGGCCTGTGATCTACTGTGCTTCAAGCACCTGCTTGCCAGGTTAAGAGGTAGGTGACTCACCCtagaagcagtgctaagagccaATCAGAAGAAAGGGCCCAACACAGGACATTTAGGCTATATGGCCACTGCCTCTGGGCTTAGGCTAAGGCCAATGAGGCTACACTGGGCTCTCTGCTTTCCTGTCTTCTAGTATTAAACCATAAACACTGACATCCGGCTCTTCCTTACCTAGGCAAAAGCCATGCAAGGACAAATGGCTGTTCCTTTGGCAGGGTATCTGCCTAATGTGTACACAACAAAGGCAAACAAAGCAGTCCAGCTCAAACAGCTGGGCGCAGGGGCTTGTATGAGtgggtgtgcctttaatcccaacacttaggaggcagagacaggcacgatttcaaggccagcctgatcttagagggacttccaggacagctcagaccacacagacaaaccctgtcctAGGGAGAGAAAAAAGTCTTCGCCAACACCGAGAACTTTCACTCAGCTGCTAACTGACTACAGTTAACTGAGTCTCAGGCCTATGGTAGAAAGAAACACTTGGGGTACGTCCAGAGTAAAGGTATCACAGGAAGCCCAAAGGCACTGGGTTAGCCTCAACAAAGAGTGAGGTCAGTGGGAGGCGGCAGAGGGTGCAGGGGTCAGTGGCTGGTCAGTTGTCTCACTCGCCAAGAGCCCTGCCAAGAACCTGGACTGACCCGGATCTTCATCTCAGGAACAAACTCTTCACTGCTGACATCACGTGAGCCACGTGCATGGTCCGAAGGTCTCCTACTCACTGGGTACAGACCACAGACACAATCTAACCCTGACACAGAGGGTACCTGCCTCACACATGACCAGCTTGGGACCAGCTGCTCACAGACAGCTCTCCTACAGCTAAGACCGTAAAGGTGGTCCACTCTCCCTGTCCCCAGTGCTGGAAAATCAGAGCACTGAGAAGAGTCTGCAAAGTCTCCATGAGGAAAAACAGGCCAGCATCAAAGTACCATAAGTCACACTCACCTGCAGAGTCTGACAACAGAGAACAGCAAGAAAGTCTTTGGCACTTAGGACTGAAATTCTAAATCTAGCCATTTGGCCCAGGAGTACAAACAACGTCCGATGTGTCAGTCTGGAAGCTCTCATCAGGAGTAATAAACTCCAACCAAACAGGAatgaaatgaaggaaaggaaaggaacccAGAGGATTTAAGAAATGGCCCCATGGACCCAGGACAGACACTGAGCTGAATAAGACCTGCTGTGGCCTGACGTTTCGAAGCAGAAGTCAAGAAGGCCCGGGGACCTGAGAACCGGGGAAGCAAGGAAGAAGTCAGAGCGCCACTGGGCCCTGGGCAGCTCACTCGGCGCAGCCTGTGCTGCCCTACTTTACTCCCGTGAGAAGGGCCCTCACTAAACCTGCAGGTTTTGTTTGATTCTGTCGACAACACTGACAGGCTCACAAGTCCCAGTgactcccctgcctctgcctcccaagtgctgggactaaaggtgggCACCACCACTGCTCTGAGACACTAGAAATTTTTGAATGATTTATATAACTATCTTTCTACTAAACAGTGTTAGTCTGAAAAAAGCTAGTTTAAGAAGTCTTGATTTAAGAACTGGCAAggctccaggcagtggtggtgcatgcctttaatcccagcacttgggaggcagaggcaggcggatctcttgagttcgaggccagcctggtctacaaagcaagttccaggacacccaaggttacaaagagaaaccctgtctcaaatacaaaaaacaaaggactcctgaaagttgtcttttgATCTCTACACAGCATGGTCATTCACACAGATACATGAAAAGTAATGTAATAAGTAAATTTTCAACATAAAAAACGATgcttgtgggctggagagatggctcagtggtgagcaCACTGCCTGTTCAAGGGAGCTGGGTCCAATTCCTAGCACATACATCCGGCAGCTCATAAACAGATTCCAGCCCTATGGGCATCCACAACTCTTTGCACGttgtagacacacacagagacacaaacaaatcattaaaattaatttaaaactttttgttttgttttgtttttcaagacagggtttctttgtgtagccctggctatcctcgaactcagagctccacctgcctctgcctcccaagcactgggattaaaggcgtgcgccaccaccgcccggatcttttccattttttgagaggAGATCTGCTGTtactcagactggcctcaaactgacagcaatcctcctgcctcaacctctgccAGCCAACTTTTTCCAGACTACATATACAAGCTCATGCTAATATTAACAGACTAAGCTACACATGGGAAGAGGCAAGGCATAAAGGGCTGGCCACACCCTGGAGCATCTCACCTCTCCCTGGCGCCTGGTTTTGGGGGAAGGGCTGAAGAAGTTGTGCAGGACAGAGAGCTCTGTGCTGAAGAGCGCACTCTCTTTCTCCAGGATATACTGCTTCAACAGTGGTGAGACTTCATCACCAAAGAGAGCCTGGTTGTCTTGCCAGATCTGCCTCTTCACTTCCACAGCACATGCCCGGTACAACTCCTTGTCAGCCATCACCAGCTTCAGCTTCTTCTCAGGAACCTACACAGTAAACACCAcagctccctgaaagcgctgccTGAGTTGCCAAATCTCCCTCCATGAGGCCTCAGCTGCCCGCTGACCCTATAGAGCCCAGCCCTGTCAACAAGCACCTGTGTAGGACCTCCAACTCTCCCCAGGTGAATTCGGACCTCCAGAATCTCCACAGCCCTCTTCCCAGCCTGCACTCAAGGGATAAATATGTTTCCACTTGGCTCAACCAGGGGAAGTGTGTAATACTAAGAAGGTGCCCAGAGCTTGCTGGGGGACAAGTCCATAAAACTCTCCTGGAGCTAAGCAACAGCCTGCACTAAACCCACAGTCTGGGAGGGCTGGCTCTCACCTTGGGCAAGTGTTTCATAACACACATCACTACTGGTTGTAGGGATGGCATCTTGACCAAAGAAAAGCTTTTTTCCAGAAGGTCTTCCAGCTTCTTGTACCTGCGCAGATTCGCATAGCTGAGGAAGTATGTCTCCACATGCAGAACATACAGAGAAGAGGAATCCCTCAAACACATCCCAGGTTGTATCTATAAATAGGGCTGTGCAGGCATGGAGACCACCATAAATGCTACTCCCAAAGACAAGCAACTCCCTGGTAGAAACCCACCtctcctctgcctttccctcagAGGCAATAGCTGACACTCGGTCCAGCAGTTTGTCGCGTAGCTCATCAAACACGGACTGATGGAATTCCAGCCGCGGTGTCCCGTGTAGATCCAAGAAGGGCAGGGCCGACTGCAGGGAAGGCAGCAACACGCCATTCTCTGTCTGGAGAAGCAGAGGGTAAACGCGAACGCATTTTGCTTGGCTGCAACCAAGTCAGCACGGACACCGCGGACGCCCGGAGTACTCCGGTCTGCCGTGGTAACCGCGGAAAGGGAAAAACGCCCAGAGTCACTCAGCGGGTTCCTAGCCCAGAACCTCCATCCAAGCATCGGGAGCGCGCCGAATTGTGCCCTGCTGCCCTAGCCGCCCCGGCCCCTCCTGCCCACCTGAAATTGCTCAATGGCCTTGAGAGGCTCGGTGCAGTTGGTCAGGGTCTCTTTCAGGTCCTCGCCATTAGCCACGCCCAGGTCCTGGAGCCCCGCGAACAAGGCCGAGGCTCCGGCGGCCGCTCGGCTGTGTACCCCATCACCGCCGCGCTCCGCTGGACCCGTAGCGGACGCTGACGGAGCCCCAGAAGTCCTCTCCACGGTGCCACGAGGACCCGCCAAGCCCCGTTCGCCCGCCGCCTCCAGTGTGGCCAGATCGCGTCAGCAGAGCTGCTTGCACAGACCCACACCTCCCACTTCCGCCCTTGACTGCCTAGGTCCAGCAGCCAATGGGCCCCCGGAAAATGCCGCCACCGCACGCAGGTTCCGGGCAGCGACTTGTACTAAGTGAGAAGTGGTGAGCTCCTGCTCAAGGGGCGGGGGCGGGATGTAAAGGAACCCCCTTTCGTGAGGCTTTGGCCACTCTAGCCCTGGCCGCCGCCGGTACAATGAAAGTTTTAGCCTTTCACTTCGTCTGCTCTCTGGGAACCAGATCTCCAGGGGGATCTAAtgcactcttctgacctccacaaggaCCAGGTgtacatgtggtatacagacacacatgcatttatACGCATAAATCAAATCACTTTTTAAGTGAGTTCTGGTTTGGGCTTAGTAGTACAGTTTTTTCCCCTTGAACATGGGCACTTTAGACCaggttgcctcaaactcagaccctCTGCTTCcttactgctgggattaaaggcttgttcTGTCACACTTGGCAATGACGCttatctttaattctagcacttgggaggtagaaccAGGTGAATCTCTGGGCGTTCTGgactagcctggtttacacagtaactcccaagacagccagggcctgTCTGgggaggacagaaagaaagaaatcagctcTGAGAGCTAgggaaatagctcagcagttaagaacgtTTTCTGATTATTGCAgggaacctgggttcagttccagaCCTACATAGCAGCTCTATAATGTTAGTTCCAAGAAATCTAATGCCTTCTGGGCACTAAagcacacatgatacacataccatacaagcAAGGAAAacactatacacataaaatacatttttaaaacgtTCTTTAGTGAGATCTGTGTCTGGGTGAGAAAGAAAGTATGGAGAGGACCCTGGAGAAACTGCTCTCACTAATTGCAAGGTGAGGCTCCTGATGGGGCTCCTTCTAAGTAGGAAGGCAGGTCAACAGTGCTGAGGGAACCATCACTGGGCAGGGGCTAGGGCCACAGGCGGCGGGCTTGGCTTCTCAGAATACGAGTTAGCAAAGTCAGTTGATTCTTCAGGGCAGCAGGGTCAGTGTCTGATGAGCCGATGCCCTGGGCCCACCTCCGTGGTCTGAAGATAGCAGATGCCCAGGTTCTGGCCCCCATGCCATCCCAATAGTTCCTCAGCCCACCAAGCAGCCTTGGTCCTCAGGTAGATGCTGGACCAGGTTGGCCCACATTGTCCTTTTCCTATTCTATCCTAGAGGTCAGAAAGCTTAGGGTTAGTTTCCAGGCTGCCATTTCAATACTGAAGAAAAGAACACCATGCAGGAACAGAGAAAGCCAGAAATACCAGGGAAGCAGGAAACCACATATTCAAGGCAGCCCACTGGGCAAAGGATGGGCAACCAGGCACACCAGAGACCACAGCTCAGAAGAATCATTTGCATCTCAGTATAGTGGGGGGAAGGAGAACTCTGGGAAGACTCTTCTTGTTGCACAGCCTAAGCCAGAAGAGTGGGTGAGGGGTGTCTAGAGGATCAGAAGGCCAGACTACAGACAAAGGGTTCCAAAGGAAGCCTAGGAAAGCCTCAAGAGAGGTCAGCGTTGCAGTCTATACCCGCTGGATGGGCCTATAGTGTGCAGAAGGGGCCTGTGTCGTGGCGCTTGGGTCTGCGCACTCCTTGGATAACTACTCCAGGCGGAGATGGGAAGCGTGAGTTGTAGCAGTCTTCCACGTAGTAGGCAGCTGGACCTGGGGTTCGGGCTGCAGAGAGAGTGAGCTGATCCTAGTCCTCACCCCagtatccctccctcccttgtggCCCAAGCCCCACTCCACCCCAAGCAGGCCAAGCCTCTTTTTCTAGGTCTTCCTTACAGGAGCTGACCCAGGATGCAAACGCAGGAGAGCGGCTCATGGAGAAGGCAGGAGAGCGTGTGCTCTGCAGTCGGTACCCAGGAAGGACGTTATAGGTGTTGGGGCTGGGTCGCTTCTCGCCAGAGGGCTTTGAGGTAGGCATGAGTGGGGTATAGCTACAAGGACCTCGGGCTCGGAGCATCCCTGGGCGGAAATGACTCTCGGGCATTTTGACAGCAGAGCGACGGCGTCCTCCAAAGCTGAAGGCCGGGAAGGCAGGCTGGTTCAGCGGCGTGTACTCGGCAGGCGATGGCCACTATGAAGAGTCAGGACGTTGCAACTTCCTTGCCCAGCGTCTTTCTATCCTCCTAGGCCTGGCCCAGACTTCTGTGCTTTCCTAGCTCCTGGATCTCCCTctacaccaaacccaggcacacAGCCCCTCCCACAGGCATCCGACCCCTTCTTTCTTCACCTCCTCACCCGCAACACCCCTACCACAAGGCGGCGCCTTCTCCCACTCTTCCTCTACCCCGCCCACATAGTGTCCCTACCTTTGTCTCTCGGTTGAAGTCCGTCTTCTGCGTGAAGGGGCTTTCACTTTGGAGCCACATGGTCTGCCATGCCCTGCGGCCACCACCCTCTGCAGTGGGGCGGATGGTCGGTGGGGAGGTTTTCAGGGCAAGAGGTTCCCATTCCCCCGCTACAGGCAAGGTTGTGGGGGCATGCACCTCGACCCGGGTACTTGCGACCGATGGTGTATTGAGGGTGTGGAGAGGACTCTCGCAGAGACACATTAGGCACCTCATACTGGGCTGGGCCAGGGACATCCAGGTCAGTCAGTATTGGAGGACGTCTCTCTAGCCCTGATGCAAAAAGCAAGCTCTAGACCCATTTCTTAGCAGAACGCTATTTTCCCAGCCCCCATACTGGCCTGAAGAAGGAGTGAAGGCCCCCACTCACATAGCTCTCTCAGAGTCCCTGTGCTGATAGGTGTGGACTCATTGGGGGCTCCTATTCTTAACCTGAAGCCACTTGGGGCTCTCTTCACCTTTGGGAGCCACATCTCATCCCAGGTGGTCTCCAGCTCCTGGTCCCACCATAACACAGCAGCATTGGGCCTGCAAGGAAGCCAACAACCACCGTTCATCTATTCCGACGGCCTTCCCACCAGGTAGTCGTCCTCTCCTCCACCCCAGCCCCTACTCCCACCCCTGTCCAATACCCTCTGAAATTACTGGGTGGGATGAAGAGGGTTCTGACTCAGTGGGCCCCGAGTCCAGTGTTTGCCTCCATTGATGTAAAAATTTGCCAGGAATTTCACAGCCTTCTGGTCAAAGTTCATTCTGGGACTTGGGCTCCTTTGCCAGAGCGCACTGCTGGGCTCTGTGACCTCACTGTTGGATCATGCCCCTCCCCTCTGTTGCTGGGAGCTCCCTAGGAAAGGAGCATTGTCCAGATCAGGAGGGGCTCTCCCACCTTAGTACCCCCTCCTTACCTGCTGAGACTGTCACCCAGGTCAGCCTTGGTCAAGACAGGTTCTAACCTGTCCCAGACCTTTTTTCCTTTACTGGGGGCTTGGGCCCACTCTTAACAGTACTTCTGGGAAGCCTGGGACCCCACCCTAGGTAAAGAAGGGGCAGGACTGAGCCCTGCAGGAGGCTCCATGTGTGAGGCCACTTGACAGGGCGTAGGGAGAAAGACAGTTGAGGAGGAAGAGCAGCTGCCTCTGCAGGAAACCCCGTCATGGGGAAACagcagagcagctgaggcctAGCTACTGGGCTGGCCAGTCCAGGCGGGGCTAGTTATAAGAACTTGTCTTCTGCCTCTACCTGCAGGCACAAAAGCTAGAAGGCCAGACAGTATTAGATGAATTAGGTTGTGCCTAGATGATATACAAAGGACTACTGAGGGCCTCTGATGCTGACTGGTCTGACTGCCCTCGCACTGCCCTTGGCCCCATCCATGCCTAAGCAGGCCTCAGACAAAGATACCTCAACCACAGAGCTTTTCCAGCCCTCTTCTACTGTGACTGGCTCTGTCCCTTTCTGACTCTCTCCCTTTAGCACTGGCCCTGACTGACACTTTTCTGGATAGACGATGGAGACATGAGGAAACGCGTTTGATTTGGACAAAGGGACCACAGGCTGCCTGGAGCCTCCTCCTGCACTGTGCAGTGTCATTTGAGAACATAATTGATGGTGTTAAGGTACCTGGTGTGTAGAGTTCTGAAGAAGCCTTTCTTGCTACATATGTGACTCCATATACTGCTGTGGGGATAGGAATGGCTTGATAAGTGAATTGCGCGCCTGCCGTGTGAGCACGGCAGCCTGAGTTGGACGTCCAGGAGcagtcccagctctggggagacagagacaggaggatccctggagttcACTCCTCAGCCGGTTGAGCTGAGCCAAAGCTCAGAGTCCATGAGACAAGCCATATCTCAAAAGCTCTAAGCGCTAGAGCAATTGTGGAAGACATCTCTGGCCTCTAGCGTACATATTCATACTGCTGTGGAGCTGGgaatggtggcccacacctggaattgcagcacttgggaggctgaggcaggaggatcactacaagttcaaggtcagcttgagctacctaatggaaaaaaaaacataacaattGTGATGGTGttacacatgtatatgtttttgtttttttgttttgttttgatatgtgtgttatgcctacatgtatgtgtaccacatgcaaaCCTGGTGATGTGGAAGTccgaagagggtatcagatcccctggaagtggagttacatgtagttgtgaaccaccatgtgggtgctgggaattgaacttggatctTCTAAAAATCAACAAGTGCTCTGAGATACTCCTCTAGCCCTACAACCTCTATGTACCTTTGATTAGTTTCAGAGCACTTCTTTAAGGTGGTGGAAGCAGTGTCTTGTTTAGACTTGATCTATATTAGCAAATTGTGCTCTGGGGTGTACCTCGGTGACCCACATTAGAAACGTCATTACCAGCACTGGAGCCACACTGGTGACTTGGTTCTAACTGTACCTCTGTGTGTTTAAAGGTTGTGGGTTGGTTTTGTTTACAAACACGTGTgtttatatttgaattttaatattggatggttaatttttaatattttgtaagattttttaaaaagatttatttttagtacaactaaaaaaaaaatcacctgaatttattaattgttgttttttccaggcagggtttctctgtataatcctggctgtcctggaacccttctcagtagaccaggctggctaaaTTCAAAGATcagattgcctctgcctcccaactgctaggggccactatgcccagctcactGTTTACATTAGTATTTGTaactatgtgtctgtgtctatgagtAGGTTTATGTACTCGAGTGCAGATGATCAGAGGCCCGGGGCATTGGAAGTGGTGAGATAACCTCGTGTGAGTGCTGGAGGCCATGTGTGAGGagctctgaaagagcaacaagtggtCCTAAGCACTGAACCCTCTTGTCTCTAGCCCTTCATGAGTCTTGTATGAGGAGCTGTCTGTTCCTAACAGTTGTTGCAGTCTAGTCTTCCTGCCATTATGTTGCCATATGACATGGAGTAGAATTTGCTACATTCCCTCCTCATTTTACAGTTATAAACTTCTATCTAAAAGTTCGGGAGATAGCTCAGTTCGGCTGTCTGTGCAAGTATGGGGACTTTAGTTTGCATCaccaacatacacataaaagctTAGGTACTAACAACCTGACTTCACTCTTCAGAACCCACAAGGTGGAAGAGATAGCCAGCTccccaaaagctgtcctctgactccacaGGAGcgccacagcacacacatacagtgtTGGGGAAGTAGAGAAGTGGATCCGAGGGCTTGATGGTTAGCCAGCCTCGCTTGATCAGTAGGTGCCAGATACCAATGAGAGAACCTGCATTAGGAAACACTGACTGCCCCAGAGCAACACTGGAGGATAACTGCTAGGCCCTGCCCACATCTGCACATCCACTAAAAGGAATTTTGTTATTAAATATGGTTTTATTTGCTAGAGTGTGTTAGCACAAGTCTGAGGACTTCTGGAGGTGGGCTTTCTTTCACATAGTGAGTTGGTGGGACAGAACTCAGGCCATCTGGCTTCATGACAAGCATTCTTTACCTTCAAGCCATTTTACCAGCATCAAAGAaagtttttctcttcttttatgttcattggtgtgtTTTGCCTGAGtgagggtgtcaaatcccctggaactagagttacagacaggtgtaaGCTACCATTGGCTGCTGGAATTTGAAccagggtcttctgaaagagcaggcagcactcttagtcactgagccatt
It encodes the following:
- the Stpg3 gene encoding protein STPG3 is translated as MNGGCWLPCRPNAAVLWWDQELETTWDEMWLPKVKRAPSGFRLRIGAPNESTPISTGTLRELWLERRPPILTDLDVPGPAQYEVPNVSLRESSPHPQYTIGRKYPGREGGGRRAWQTMWLQSESPFTQKTDFNRETKWPSPAEYTPLNQPAFPAFSFGGRRRSAVKMPESHFRPGMLRARGPCSYTPLMPTSKPSGEKRPSPNTYNVLPGYRLQSTRSPAFSMSRSPAFASWVSSSRTPGPAAYYVEDCYNSRFPSPPGVVIQGVRRPKRHDTGPFCTL